Below is a genomic region from Trichocoleus sp..
AAGAAAACCTGGGGACACAAGAAATTCCAATTATTTTTCTGACGGCTGTTAGCGATAACGTTGATAAGGTCAAAGGTCTAAATCTTGGTGCAGTCGATTACATTACCAAACCGCTTAATCATGAGGAAGTTTTAGCGCGAGTCAATACTCACGTTCGGTTACAAAACCTGACCAAGCGATTAACGGAACAAAATGAGCGGCTAGAAAAGGAAATTCAACAGCGGCGAAAATTAGAAGAAGAACGCGAACAGGCATTTAAAGCACTACAGCAAAGTGAAGCTCGATTTAGACGTTTGATTGAATCTAATGTCATTGGGATTGTTTCTAGCACGATCGATGGCACCATTACAGATGCCAATGATGCTTTTCTTCAAATCATTGGATACGATCGCACCAATCTTAAAGCTGGGAAGTTAAACTGGCAGACAATCACACCTCCAGAATATGCCCATCTTAATCAGGTAGCAGTGACAGAATTAAGCAAGACTGGAGCGTTTAGTGCTTATGAAAAAGAATACCTTCACAGGGATGGACACCGCGTTCCTGTCATGATTGGTGGGGCTTTACTGGATGAATCTCAACAGGCGATCGTTAGCTTTGTCCTTGACCTAACTCAGCATAAGCAAGCAGAAGACAAGATTCGTGAACAGGCGGCTCTACTGAACATCACCACAGACGCTGTCTTAGTACGGGATTTAGACGACAAAATTCAGTATTGGAACAAGGGAGCAGAACAGGTATACGGATGGAGCACTCAGGAAGCGATCGACCAAAACGCGAATAAACTTTTATATAAGCCAGACTTGCTTGAACAAGTTGAAATTACTCAAGAAAGATTAATAGAATGTGGTACGTGGCAAGGTGAATTGCATCAAATCAATAAGCAAGGCAAAGAAATCATTGTTGCTAGCCGTTGGACTTTGATGCGTGATGCACAAGGACAACCCAAATCTATTTTGACAGTCAATACAGACATCACTGAACGAAAACAGCTCGAAAGCCAATTTCTACGAACGCAACGGCTTGAAAGCCTGGGCACCTTGGCGGGTGGTATTGCTCATGATCTCAACAATATTCTGACCCCTCTTTTAAGCACCGCACAACTGTTACAGCTTAAGTTTCCTGATGCTGACGATCGAAGCCAGCAGTTGTTTGAAATTATTGAAACAAACACCAGACGCGGGGCTGCTCTGGTTAAGCAAGTGCTTCAATTTGCTCGTGGCGTAG
It encodes:
- a CDS encoding response regulator, which translates into the protein MNTNIAEQDVILIVDDTPTNLEVLLDLLEAAGFKVVVAEDGERAIALAEYAPPDLILLDILMPGIDGFETCRRLKENLGTQEIPIIFLTAVSDNVDKVKGLNLGAVDYITKPLNHEEVLARVNTHVRLQNLTKRLTEQNERLEKEIQQRRKLEEEREQAFKALQQSEARFRRLIESNVIGIVSSTIDGTITDANDAFLQIIGYDRTNLKAGKLNWQTITPPEYAHLNQVAVTELSKTGAFSAYEKEYLHRDGHRVPVMIGGALLDESQQAIVSFVLDLTQHKQAEDKIREQAALLNITTDAVLVRDLDDKIQYWNKGAEQVYGWSTQEAIDQNANKLLYKPDLLEQVEITQERLIECGTWQGELHQINKQGKEIIVASRWTLMRDAQGQPKSILTVNTDITERKQLESQFLRTQRLESLGTLAGGIAHDLNNILTPLLSTAQLLQLKFPDADDRSQQLFEIIETNTRRGAALVKQVLQFARGVEGKRAIVQVKHLIYEIKQIAEKTFPKLIRVQTNVEPGLWLVSGDATHLHQVLMNLVVNARDAMPNGGTLTISAENLYIDEHYARMNLDASVGSYISITVTDKGTGMSAEIVDRIFEPFFTTKEIGKGTGLGLSTVRGIVKSHKGFIDVVSKVGEGTQFKVFLPAVETSVSLQAEPLSLCNGNLEWVLVVDDELEILETTKASLEAYNYRVLTANDGIEAISLCAQYKDKIAVALVDMMMPSMDGLTTIQTLKKIDPQIKAIATSGLVSNDRLREASEINNFIAKPYTIQELLQTLQTVIESPL